From a single Nymphaea colorata isolate Beijing-Zhang1983 chromosome 4, ASM883128v2, whole genome shotgun sequence genomic region:
- the LOC116252750 gene encoding serine/threonine-protein phosphatase PP1-like isoform X1: MDTVVLDDIISRLLEVRGAKPGKQVQLSENEIRQLCVVSKEIFMQQPNLLELEAPIKICGDIHGQYSDLLRLFEYGGLPPQANYLFLGDYVDRGKQSLETICLLLAYKIKYPENFFLLRGNHECASINRIYGFYDECKRRFNVRLWKVFTDCFNCLPVAALIDEKILCMHGGLSPDLNHLDQIRNLNRPTDVPDTGFLCDLLWSDPSKEVQGWGMNDRGVSYTFGPDKVAEFLERHDLDLICRAHQVVEDGYEFFADRQLVTIFSAPNYCGEFDNAGAMMSVDETLMCSFQILKPAEKKSKYLYGSSNAAMVKPGTGQTGVKPFLGPKA, from the exons ATGGACACGGTGGTGCTCGACGACATCATCAGTCGGCTGCTTGAGGTCAGAGGGGCGAAGCCCGGCAAGCAAGTTCAGCTCTCAGAGAACGAGATCCGGCAACTTTGCGTCGTTTCCAAGGAGATTTTCATGCAGCAACCCAATCTGTTGGAGCTTGAAGCACCCATCAAAATTTGCG GTGATATCCATGGTCAATATTCTGATCTACTGAGACTTTTTGAGTATGGTGGTTTGCCTCCACAAGCGAATTACTTATTTTTAGGGGATTATGTTGATCGAGGAAAGCAAAGCTTGGAGACAATCTGTCTTCTCCTTGCATATAAAATCAAGTATCCAGAGAACTTCTTTCTTTTGAGGGGTAACCATGAATGTGCTTCTATAAACCGCATATACGGATTTTATGATGAGTGCAAGAGGCGATTTAATGTGCGGTTGTGGAAAGTTTTTACAGATTGTTTTAACTGTTTGCCTGTGGCAGCTCTAATTGATGAAAAGATACTCTGCATGCATGGTGGTCTTTCTCCTGATCTCAATCATCTAGACCAAATTAGAAATTTAAATCGTCCAACTGATGTCCCAGATACTGGTTTTCTATGTGATTTGTTGTGGTCTGACCCAAGTAAGGAAGTTCAGGGATGGGGAATGAATGATAGAGGGGTATCCTATACCTTTGGCCCTGACAAAGTTGCAGAGTTTCTGGAGAGGCATGATCTAGATCTTATCTGCCGTGCTCACCAG GTTGTGGAAGATGGATATGAATTCTTTGCTGACAGACAGCTTGTAACAATATTTTCTGCACCAAATTATTGTGGTGAATTTGATAATGCCGGTGCTATGATGAGCGTGGATGAAACTCTGATGTGCTCTTTTCAAATACTAAAGCCTGCCGAAAAGAAATCAAAGTATCTTTATGGAAGTTCAAATGCTGCTATGGTTAAACCTGGAACAGGACAAACTGGAGTCAAG
- the LOC116252750 gene encoding serine/threonine-protein phosphatase PP1-like isoform X2, which yields MISQMTYSSGDIHGQYSDLLRLFEYGGLPPQANYLFLGDYVDRGKQSLETICLLLAYKIKYPENFFLLRGNHECASINRIYGFYDECKRRFNVRLWKVFTDCFNCLPVAALIDEKILCMHGGLSPDLNHLDQIRNLNRPTDVPDTGFLCDLLWSDPSKEVQGWGMNDRGVSYTFGPDKVAEFLERHDLDLICRAHQVVEDGYEFFADRQLVTIFSAPNYCGEFDNAGAMMSVDETLMCSFQILKPAEKKSKYLYGSSNAAMVKPGTGQTGVKPFLGPKA from the exons ATGATTTCTCAAATGACATATTCGTCAG GTGATATCCATGGTCAATATTCTGATCTACTGAGACTTTTTGAGTATGGTGGTTTGCCTCCACAAGCGAATTACTTATTTTTAGGGGATTATGTTGATCGAGGAAAGCAAAGCTTGGAGACAATCTGTCTTCTCCTTGCATATAAAATCAAGTATCCAGAGAACTTCTTTCTTTTGAGGGGTAACCATGAATGTGCTTCTATAAACCGCATATACGGATTTTATGATGAGTGCAAGAGGCGATTTAATGTGCGGTTGTGGAAAGTTTTTACAGATTGTTTTAACTGTTTGCCTGTGGCAGCTCTAATTGATGAAAAGATACTCTGCATGCATGGTGGTCTTTCTCCTGATCTCAATCATCTAGACCAAATTAGAAATTTAAATCGTCCAACTGATGTCCCAGATACTGGTTTTCTATGTGATTTGTTGTGGTCTGACCCAAGTAAGGAAGTTCAGGGATGGGGAATGAATGATAGAGGGGTATCCTATACCTTTGGCCCTGACAAAGTTGCAGAGTTTCTGGAGAGGCATGATCTAGATCTTATCTGCCGTGCTCACCAG GTTGTGGAAGATGGATATGAATTCTTTGCTGACAGACAGCTTGTAACAATATTTTCTGCACCAAATTATTGTGGTGAATTTGATAATGCCGGTGCTATGATGAGCGTGGATGAAACTCTGATGTGCTCTTTTCAAATACTAAAGCCTGCCGAAAAGAAATCAAAGTATCTTTATGGAAGTTCAAATGCTGCTATGGTTAAACCTGGAACAGGACAAACTGGAGTCAAG